The stretch of DNA AGCAGATAATGGAAACGGCCGCAATGATCGCCGTAACAGTCCAGATGACGGCCGGACCGAGCACATGCCTGAACTGCTCGAAAAGATCGGCGTATTTTTTCTTTCCTTCGTTCCAGTCTTTGGCCAAGTAGGCCACGCCGATTCCTAGCCAAATAACCAGCCACTGCGAGAAACTCACGTGCTTTCCTGCCACTTTCTGGATCAGATGCGTAGAGCGCGTCAAGAGGACGCCGGGTAACTGAGCGCGGGGGTCATGCCAGCCTCTTGGCAGCCGAGGCGGACCGTGCCGGGCCGCAGCCTCCGCCCGTGGTCCGGATGCGTGGTCGGCTGGCGGCCTGCCGCAAGTGGTGAACGCTGTCCAGCGGTGTCCGCGCGCGGAGGGCGGCCAGCTCGATCATCTGCCGTTCCGGACGTGCCAGTTGACCGTTGCGCGCCCAGGGCTCTTGCCCCAGGGCGTGCATCACGTACAGCTGGCGACGCCGGCACTCTGCCGCGCTCGTCTCCGAGATCCCCGCCGTCAGCGACCACTCGGTCAACAGCCCGTCTGGAACGTTGAGGTCGCCGGGAACGAGACGAACGGTAAGAGCCCGGCGCCCGATCAGGGCAATCAGGCGGGCGAGATGCTGCACAGGTGTCCGGTCCAGTGCGGGCTCGTGCAGCAGCAGCATCGTCCGGCACCGGTACTGAGCGCGACCCGGAATGGGAGCGGCAGGAGCCGCGAGGTCGAACGCGAGCCGGAGCGGACCGGTGCTGAGCAGCACGGCTTCCTGGGCGGCCGCCTTCAACGCCATCATCCACGAACTGCGCTGGAAGACCTGATGGTGTGTCTCATGCACGTGCCCGCCCGACAGCAAGACCGTGACTGCCTGCGCTTCTTGTCCGGCTCCGTAGATGTCCAGCAGCGTCCGGGCGACATCCCTCTCCAGGGGGCGCCGCGCCAACTCGATGCCGTACAGCCGCCTGTCCGAGATGCCCGTGCGCTCCTGGACGCGCTGGTAGGACAGGTTCGCCTGGATGCGG from Streptomyces rubradiris encodes:
- a CDS encoding helix-turn-helix domain-containing protein, coding for MNHCPPDPHAHEPIAGDDRPPKRCPIPSVPHLATGALLRYYRIQANLSYQRVQERTGISDRRLYGIELARRPLERDVARTLLDIYGAGQEAQAVTVLLSGGHVHETHHQVFQRSSWMMALKAAAQEAVLLSTGPLRLAFDLAAPAAPIPGRAQYRCRTMLLLHEPALDRTPVQHLARLIALIGRRALTVRLVPGDLNVPDGLLTEWSLTAGISETSAAECRRRQLYVMHALGQEPWARNGQLARPERQMIELAALRARTPLDSVHHLRQAASRPRIRTTGGGCGPARSASAAKRLA